A stretch of DNA from uncultured Fibrobacter sp.:
TCGAGCATCGGCTACATTCCTGCCCTTATTGTTTTTTCGACCGCGAGTATCGCGCTTGTGACGAGCGTACCCATGTTCCTGTTTTATTCGAAAATAGAAAGGCCGATTCTGTGCTGCATGCTTTTCTGCGGCATTTTCGGGGGCGCAATGTTAGTGATGGGTCAGAGCATTATCATGTTTGCGATAAGCCTTGCAGTTGGGCTACTGTCGGGAACAATTCTGAAAGTCATAGGGAAAAATTTTGCTGGCTTGTACATGGCAAACATTGTCTTGAGCCTAATGAGTTCTTCGATGATGCTTCCGCTTTGGCTTTATACCGAGGAATATCTAGAATATACCCGTGGCATGTGCGACGAAGGTTACGTTGCGAAGTTGGCGGAACTTTCTAACAGTATCTGGCCCCTGGTCGGAATTTACACCTTCGGCATCTTGGGTGCCGTTATCGGTGAACTCGTGGCCCGCCGCATCATGAAAAAGCATTTTGAACGGATCGGTCTTGCCCGGTGAAATTGGATCCGCGAACAAAACTGTTCTTAACGATTGCGGGAAACAGCATCATTCTTTCCGCGCCAGTGATTTACGGCGCTATGATTGTTGTTTTGCCGGCAGTTTTATTGGTGCTTGAAAAAAGATGGCGGTTTTCCCTGCTCTTTTCTTTCTTGTACGCAATATCTGCATTCAGTTTTGATTATTTAAAAACGATGGATGTCGGGCTGGCGGGCACGCTGTTTGTCTCGACGATGATGCTTGTTTCGCATGTGATGCCGATAAGCGTTATTTTTTACTATGTCATGACGACTACCAAGGTAAACGAGTTCATGGCAGGAATGTCGAAGATGCATATTCCTAACAAAGTGACGATTCCCTTGGCGGTGATGATTCGCTTTTTCCCGACCGTATTCGATGAAGCCCGCGATATCGGGAATGCAATGCGCATGCGGGGCATTCGCCTGTTCAGCCTGCGGACATTAAAGAACCCGCTTGCCATTTTGGAATACAGACTTATTCCGTTGTTGGTGTCACTCACGAAAATCGGGGATGAACTTTCGGTGGCGGCGACGACGCGCGGACTTTCGCCAGAAACGAGACGTAGTTGCATTGTCAAAATCGGATTCCACGTTCAAGATGTTGTCGTGTTTGTTTATTGTTTGGCCGTTATAGCACTGCTTTGTGGTATTACTCCGTTTTCTGTCATTCTGGAGGAAGGTCCCTGAGCTTGCCGAAGGGCCGACCGATAGAATCCATTATTATGAATATTGCCTTAAAAAACGTTTCCTTCTCCTACGCAGAATCTCTTGACGACGCCGTCATCAAGAACTTGAATTTCGAAATCAAGTCTGGCGAATGCGTTGTGCTTGTGGGGGAGTCGGGTTGCGGAAAGACGACCATTTCCAAACTGATTAACGGTCTTATTCCGCTTTATCAATCGGGAACGATGGCGGGCGACGTATTGCTCGGCGACAAGAATACCGCCGACATGACGCTTGCTGAAATTTCAAGGCACGTGGGTTCCGTTTTCCAAAATCCGCGTTCGCAGTTTTTCAACATCGATACCGACAGTGAAATCGCCTTCGGCTGCGAAAACTTGGGAATGGATCCGGAGGAAATCAGGGAACGCGTGAATCGCGTCGTGAAGGAATTCCACATAGAACATTTGACGGGCCGAAATATCTTCCACCTTTCTGGCGGAGAAAAGCAAAAAATCGCCTGCGCTTCGGTCTCTGCGACCGATCCGGAAATTTTCGTTCTCGACGAGCCCTCGGCTAATCTTGACTTGAAAACCGTCGCGGACCTCGCCGAAATCATCAAATTATGGAAATCTCGCGGCAAGACCGTTGTTATCGTGGAGCACCGCATCCATTACCTGCGCGAAATTGCAGACCGGATTTGCTACGTAAAAGATGGCTGTATTGCGCACGAATGGACTCCTGCGGAACTCGAAGCGAAAGGCCCGGAATATGCGGCAAGCCTCGGACTGCGCTGCATGAATTTGGAACAACTTAAAAATAAGGTCCCTGAGCTTGCCGAAGGGCCGGAAAGTTCGAAGGAGCCTGCGAAGCGAACTCTTAAAGAATCATTGGTCTTCAAAGACCTCCATTTCGCCTACAATCGCAAATTCCCGGTTCTTGACATTCCGGAACTTTCACTCCCGCGCAATCAAATCACTGCCATTATCGGGCATAATGGAGCCGGGAAATCGACGCTGGCCCAGGTGCTGTGTGGGCTTCGCGGAACCTGGCGACAAAAACGCAAGGCGCGTAAATACGGCGCATACCTGATTATGCAGGATGTGAAC
This window harbors:
- a CDS encoding MptD family putative ECF transporter S component is translated as MSNIRTTGKKSSNTLVRDLVNVGIFSALYIVLGFMSSSIGYIPALIVFSTASIALVTSVPMFLFYSKIERPILCCMLFCGIFGGAMLVMGQSIIMFAISLAVGLLSGTILKVIGKNFAGLYMANIVLSLMSSSMMLPLWLYTEEYLEYTRGMCDEGYVAKLAELSNSIWPLVGIYTFGILGAVIGELVARRIMKKHFERIGLAR
- a CDS encoding energy-coupling factor transporter transmembrane component T codes for the protein MKLDPRTKLFLTIAGNSIILSAPVIYGAMIVVLPAVLLVLEKRWRFSLLFSFLYAISAFSFDYLKTMDVGLAGTLFVSTMMLVSHVMPISVIFYYVMTTTKVNEFMAGMSKMHIPNKVTIPLAVMIRFFPTVFDEARDIGNAMRMRGIRLFSLRTLKNPLAILEYRLIPLLVSLTKIGDELSVAATTRGLSPETRRSCIVKIGFHVQDVVVFVYCLAVIALLCGITPFSVILEEGP
- a CDS encoding ABC transporter ATP-binding protein; translated protein: MNIALKNVSFSYAESLDDAVIKNLNFEIKSGECVVLVGESGCGKTTISKLINGLIPLYQSGTMAGDVLLGDKNTADMTLAEISRHVGSVFQNPRSQFFNIDTDSEIAFGCENLGMDPEEIRERVNRVVKEFHIEHLTGRNIFHLSGGEKQKIACASVSATDPEIFVLDEPSANLDLKTVADLAEIIKLWKSRGKTVVIVEHRIHYLREIADRICYVKDGCIAHEWTPAELEAKGPEYAASLGLRCMNLEQLKNKVPELAEGPESSKEPAKRTLKESLVFKDLHFAYNRKFPVLDIPELSLPRNQITAIIGHNGAGKSTLAQVLCGLRGTWRQKRKARKYGAYLIMQDVNHQLFTESVLDEILLGMNSQDENAALEILERLNLKDYASCHPMA